One Intestinimonas butyriciproducens genomic window, GCCCGATTTTTGAGGATTTTAACACAGAAGAATACAAGCGGAAAATTGACGAGCTGACGGTGTATGTTTCTGGTGCACTACTTGCACTTGGCGCTCTTCTTGCCTTTTCTGGCGTCAATGTCCCTCTCGGCCTTGCACTTATGGCGGCGGGAGCAATCGGCCTTGTTTCTGTGCTCGCTGAAAACTGGGGCGCTCTTGATGGCCCTTTGCAAACGGCCATTACAAGAGTCCTTGTAATTCTTGGCACGGCAGCTTTGGCAATTGGTGCAGTATTGGCGTTCTCCGGCGCGAATATCCCTCTCGGTATCGGGCTTATTGCGGCTGGTGCTGCGGCTCTTGCAGCGGCGGCGGCCATAAACTGGGGGTCAATGGATGCCGAAATGAGAAACACCATTACCGGCATTTTGGAAATCGTAAGTGGTGCGCTTTTGGTTTTGGGTGCTGTCTTTACATTTTCTGGTGCCAATATTCCCCTTGGCATTGGGTTACTGGTGGCTGGGGCCGCTTCTCTTGCTACGGCCATTGCGCTTAATTGGGATGGCGCGACCACAAGTATTAAACAGGTAGTCACGGACATTTTACTTTTGATGGGCACAGCTTTTTTAGTAATTGGCGCTGTGCTCACGTTTTCCGGCGCAAATCTTCCTCTTGGCATCGGGCTTATGGTAGCTGGGGCCGTTGGGCTGGCTTCTGCCGCTGCCCTGAACTGGAAGAGCGCAACGGAAAACATCAAACAAGTAGTCACAGATATTGCACTTTTGGTTGGAACTGCTTTTCTCGCAATTGGCGCAATTCTCACATTTTCCGGGGTGAATCTTCCACTCGGTATTGGCCTTATGGCGGCCGGCGCGGTTGTCTTGGTTTCTGCCGCTGCTTTAAATTGGTCAACGATCGTAAGTGCCATACAAGGAGAAATAGGACAAATTATGGCAATTGTAAGCACAGCGCTCCTTGTGATTGGCATTATCCTTGTCGCAAGTGGCGTATTTCTTCCGCTTGGCATTGCACTTATTGCCGCCGGGGCAATAGGCCTCGTCACGGTTGCCGCCCTTAACTGGGATGCCATTTTGGGCACACTAAAGCAAGTGTGGAGCGACATTAAATCCTGGTGGAATACAAGTGTGGCAAAATTTTTCACACTTGATTTTTGGGCGGGCATTGGGGAAAACATACTCAATGGTTTGCTTAACGGGCTTAAAAGCGTTTGGTCGAGTGTCACAAACTGGGTGTCAGAAAAAGTAAGCTGGATAACAGATAAATTTACAAGCGCAAAAAATTCAGCACCAACAACCAGCGCGGACTCCGCTTCGTCCAGGGTGTCCTCTGCTATTGACCTAAAAAGCATTCCGGCTCTGGCCCGCGGTGCTGTCATCCCACCGAACCGGGAGTTTCTGGCGGTGCTGGGCGACCAAAAGCAAGGTACGAACATTGAGGCCCCCGCATCTGAAATTGAAGCTGCCGTTGCTCGCGGGATGCAGTCAGGCAATGGAATTTACGGCGGCCAACTCACGATTACTATAAAGCCCGCATCTGGGTTAACGCGATACCTGAGCTACGAGCTGGACGACGAGTCAAAGCGGCGTGGATATAAGTTGGTCAAGGCTTAAGGGGGCAACTATGAGTGCGAACTATGTAAAAATTAATGGTCAGCCCTTCGACGCCAAAGTAGCGATTTCGGACTATGAAGAAAACTTTAACGTGCTAGATGGAGAAAATGCCGGGCGAGTGAAGAATGGAAGCATGGTCAGGGATGTCATAGGTACATATATTGGGCATAAAATTACCTTTTTCAGCGCTGGTAACATAGGGGAATTTGACGCCCTGTGGGATTACTTGGTGCAGCACTCTGTGGATGACTTTGTAACACTCGAAGCCGCCGACGGGCAAAGCACCATTATATACGAAGCATATTATACATCCGGCAAAAGAAAAATACGAACGGTGCAGGATGGCGTAAACTATTGGGACGAAATAGAAGTCAATTTTGTCCCAATTAACCCGCAGGTGACGCCATGAGCTATAAAATTATATATGGGGACCGGACCTTCACAGCCAAGGATATCAAGGAGGGACATTGTTTTATCGGCAATTCCATTGCCGGGGACGAGCTCACAATTGATACCTTGGATGTGACGGTCAAAAGCTTCGACACGCAGTTTTTCCCGCTGACGGACTCGGACGGGTATCTCCTGTGTGATTCAAACGGGCACTTTCTTGTGGCCCGGCCCAGACTGGATGATCTGACACAGTATGTCTATGGCGAGCCGGTGTATTACTACCATGACGATGTGCTGATCGGGAAGTTTTTCCTCTCCTCTGTGATGCGGGTGGGGCTGATCCACTATAAGCTCTCCTGCATTTCGGGGGTTGGGCTGCTGGACAATACCCAGCATTACGGCGGCATGTATACGGGACAAGCCTTGTCTGATGTAGTTGCGGATATTATTTCCGGCACGGTAGAGTACAGCATAGACGAGGCATATCAAAGCATCCCGGTCTATAATTGGCTGCCCATCGGTACGCGGAGAGAAAACCTCCACCAGCTTTTGTTTGTGACGGGGCTCGCCCTGAAAAAGGACGCGAACGGAATTATACGGATTACGGCATTAACAGACGGCAACCCAACAGAAATCGGAGAGAGCCGCTTGTTTTCGGGCGGAAGCATTGATTACAATGCCCCCTCCACGGCGGTTTCGGTCGCGGAACACACATATATAGCATTTGCATCAGACGAAACGGTTACGTTGTTCTCGGGTGAAGCGGCGGCGGAAGATATTATTACGCCGAATGGAGCCAAGGTGTCTGGTGTGCTTGTGCCGTTTGATAACCCGATACACGATCTCCAAATCGACAATGGGGAGATTTTAGAGAGCGGCGTAAACTACGCCGTACTGGCACAGAGCTCAGATTGCCTCCTCACTGGTCAAAAGTATACGCACATTGTACGGGAAATTTTACGCGGCGAGGCTGGGGCCAGCAAGGACAACACCGCTACTGTTACGGACGCGACGCTTGTAAATCTGGCAAATTCCGAAAATGTGGCCGAGCGCGTACTTGCTTACTACAGCAAAGCACGCACTGTCTCCAATGATCTCGTGGTCGGTACAGAGCGCCCAGGCGACCCAATAAGCATGGATGACCCGTTTGGAGACCCCATGACGGGCATTATAAAATCCATGGATATCAATATATCCAATTTGCTCAGAGCGCAAACCGAATTTGTGGAGGGGTACACACCCACCGGAATTGGCAATTATTATGAGCATCTCCTTATCATCACCGAAGATGGGACGGTCACAATCCCGGCAGAAGCAAAAGGCAGGGTGCGCCTTGTCCTCATCTCAGGCGGTCAAGGCGGCGCATCCGGCGAAAAAGGCGCAGACGGCACCAATGACAGCCAAAGCGACGGAAACGGCGGTAAGCCTGGTGCGGGTGGTAAGGCTGGTAAGGGCGGTTCCGGAGGCCGCATTTACATTGCCACGATCCCGGTAACTCCGGGACAAACCTTTGCGGTAAAAATTGGGCGAGGCGGAGTCTACGGCTTTTATTCGGAGGACGGATCGGAAGAAGGCTCGTTTGGAGGAGACACCACTTTTGGGGAATACTCCACCGCGAATGGCCGTGCATCTGAGGCTGGATTTGTCGAAATGTTCAGCGGGGTCGTATACGGCTTGCCCGGTGATGACGGTGTGGACGGCGGCAACGGCAGTGGAGAGGACGGCGAGGGAGAAAACGTCGTATATAATGGCGTTACATACACACCCGGCGCACAGGGAGAAACCGCGAGATACGAAAGCAGCAGAATGACCGTCGTAGGCATTGGTGGCTATGGCGGCGGTGCAGCAGCAGGCCACAACGGGAAAGACGGCGATTCGGGCTCCGCAACTTATAATGGCGGAGATGGATACGGCACCGGCGGCGACGGCGGCGCGGGTGCGGACGCGGATGCTCCGGCCACTACTCAGCACCGTGGCAGAGGCGGAACGGGTGGCAACGGCGGCGGCGGTGGCGGTGCAGCAGGCGGTGCATCGAATAACAATGTGACAACCAATAAATGGGATGGCGAGAACGGTATCGGCGGTGCGGGAAGCCATGGTGGGA contains:
- a CDS encoding phage tail protein; the encoded protein is MAADGSIIIETRIDDKKAQQELNRLNRKIQTLNDQIYVKQQQKMPLVEQSKELGAQLDAAKAKLTSLQSTSYGGVGKAEIQEQKEQVRLLQNEWNKVQGQVENYNNAISKASLELNLSEERAGAIQAHLATGSANVEKLANSMNQARKQASRFADNIGRAIGMSLMFSFAFRAVTAFTEWIGKIIKVNDEASEAVGRFKGALLTMVQPLFNVIIPAFTTFVNILNRIVTAISSVVSAMFGMTQEQAAEAAEGLYKETEALNGVGNAAKDAEKSLASFDTINKLSENEQGRGAGAAASEGISPIFEDFNTEEYKRKIDELTVYVSGALLALGALLAFSGVNVPLGLALMAAGAIGLVSVLAENWGALDGPLQTAITRVLVILGTAALAIGAVLAFSGANIPLGIGLIAAGAAALAAAAAINWGSMDAEMRNTITGILEIVSGALLVLGAVFTFSGANIPLGIGLLVAGAASLATAIALNWDGATTSIKQVVTDILLLMGTAFLVIGAVLTFSGANLPLGIGLMVAGAVGLASAAALNWKSATENIKQVVTDIALLVGTAFLAIGAILTFSGVNLPLGIGLMAAGAVVLVSAAALNWSTIVSAIQGEIGQIMAIVSTALLVIGIILVASGVFLPLGIALIAAGAIGLVTVAALNWDAILGTLKQVWSDIKSWWNTSVAKFFTLDFWAGIGENILNGLLNGLKSVWSSVTNWVSEKVSWITDKFTSAKNSAPTTSADSASSRVSSAIDLKSIPALARGAVIPPNREFLAVLGDQKQGTNIEAPASEIEAAVARGMQSGNGIYGGQLTITIKPASGLTRYLSYELDDESKRRGYKLVKA